TTACCAGATGGCTGTGCGTGTTAGTGATTCCCGTAATGCCTGCGCAGTTGACCAGAATATCAATTCTGCCAAACCTTTTGAGTATCTGTTCAATCGCGCTTTCAACTAAATCCTGCCTGGTGATATCAAGGACAATTGATTCAGACTGGTCAGGAAAATGGTCAAATTCGTTTTTTAAAGCCGTTTCGTTATAATCCAGTAACCCTACTTTGGCACCTTCATTCAGTAATTTTTTAGCAATTGCGAGGCCAAGACCGGAGGCAGCACCGGTAATGATAGCAACTTGTCCTTGAAAATCAGTCATGTTAACGGTTTAGGTGTTTTGAGGCAGTGTACCTGCCGTATGTTTTTTACTTACTTGTATTCAATTCCAGTGGTGTAATCTCGTAATTTTCGTCGTGCAGCAAATTGATGATCCGCTGGTTGAGCTCCCTGATATAACTGATCGACGAAGCGTCCGGTATATAGGCGGCCTTACGTGATATACTGTTGGTGAGTATTCCACGGGCTATCAGCAGCTCTTTTTCGGCGTAATGAAAAAGCTCCATATTTTGTAGTGAGAAGAATATCTGCGGCATCACTTTTTCAAAAAGATCAAAAGCTTTGGCATCTTCACCGTTGCTCCGCAAGTTAAAAACTCTTTGCAGGATATCCGAAACGGCCAGCCCTGGCATTACGCCACGAATTCCTACAGGAATTAGTTCTAACATATATAGCCCGCCCCAGCCTTCGAAGAGCCCGACTTTGCCCTCGGTGATTTTGATGATCTCATCAAATTTGGGCGCACAAAGGGGTTCTTCCAGTTTCAGGTATTTGAAATTCGGATTTTCATCCATCAGGTTTTTAATAAAACTTACGCTAATGGATGAACCGCCCGGGTTGAAATCCTGAATCAAAACAGGGGTATTGGGAATTGACTGGAGAAATTCTGAGAGATAGGCTTTCAATGCGTTTTCGGGGAGGCTGAAAATCCGGGGAACGGCCAGTGAAACCACATCGGCACCTGCCGCAACATTGGCCTGTGCCAGCCTGATAGCTATTTTGAGAGACGGGTGATTGGACTGCGCTACAATTTTGATCCTGCCCGCTGCATGGTCAACAGCAACCTTGACTACATGTAGTTTTTCTTCGTCAGTGAGTTTGTAAAATTCACTTGCGTAGGCGGGAAGACAAACAGCCTTGATGCCACTTGCGATGGCAAAGTCGATCAGGTCACGGAGGGCGTTGTCGTCAATGTCCTCATTTTCGGTAAAGGGGGTAGGAATAATAGGAACTACACCGTCGAATTCGTCTGCTGTATTAATCATATTGTTTCTGAGTTTACTTTCGTCAGGTTTTTTTGTTGTGCTTTGTTATCTACAATTGTAAGTATTAAGGTGGAAGCCAATACCAGAACTCCCCCGATGATGGCTTGCGTTTTCAAGGTTTCTCCCAGTATAAATGCGGCGATTGGAAGGCCCATCAGCGTAATGAGATAGTTGGAAAGTGCTACCTGTGTGGCATCCAGGTTTTTAAGTGCTTTAAAGAACAGCAGCATGGACAGGAAATTGTGAAAGAGTGTGAGTGCTATCATTCCGATCCAGGTCTGTGTGGTATAGTCAGGTATTCTGGAGAACATTTCCGGTTCGTAATATGCCACCAAGGGTGCCAGGAAAATCACCAGAAAGAGGTAAGTGTAAAATACCATTTCCATTTCGGTAAATTTGCCGGATATCTGCTTGCAGCCAACATTGTAGTATCCGTTACCTGCAATCGCGATTATTATCAGGATATTTCCCCAGGCATATTGAGAACTGAAATCCATTTTTTTAAGATCGTCCGTGG
This portion of the Dyadobacter sp. CECT 9275 genome encodes:
- a CDS encoding dihydrodipicolinate synthase family protein, which produces MINTADEFDGVVPIIPTPFTENEDIDDNALRDLIDFAIASGIKAVCLPAYASEFYKLTDEEKLHVVKVAVDHAAGRIKIVAQSNHPSLKIAIRLAQANVAAGADVVSLAVPRIFSLPENALKAYLSEFLQSIPNTPVLIQDFNPGGSSISVSFIKNLMDENPNFKYLKLEEPLCAPKFDEIIKITEGKVGLFEGWGGLYMLELIPVGIRGVMPGLAVSDILQRVFNLRSNGEDAKAFDLFEKVMPQIFFSLQNMELFHYAEKELLIARGILTNSISRKAAYIPDASSISYIRELNQRIINLLHDENYEITPLELNTSK
- a CDS encoding DMT family transporter, with protein sequence MSKSITSWVILFVCNLIWSFHFTCIKLTQDQVGPYFTVWAPMVLATLFLIPFVIKDFKKGNRKLKDYLIFIQLAALGAFPSQVFMTYGTQYSLASNAAILVLALPVVTAVFAFLILKEKMNRARWISFAIAIIGVVLCSTDDLKKMDFSSQYAWGNILIIIAIAGNGYYNVGCKQISGKFTEMEMVFYTYLFLVIFLAPLVAYYEPEMFSRIPDYTTQTWIGMIALTLFHNFLSMLLFFKALKNLDATQVALSNYLITLMGLPIAAFILGETLKTQAIIGGVLVLASTLILTIVDNKAQQKNLTKVNSETI